From the genome of Gemmatimonadales bacterium:
ACGTCGCGGACCACTCGTACGCGCATTGCCTGCGCGCGTTCCCCGGCGTCCCGTCCATCGTCACGATACATGACGTCTACCCGCTGTCCGTGATCGGGCGACAGGAGAGCGGCCCGAGCGCCCTGCTGCGCGATGCGCTGTTGTGGTGGGTGCTCACCTGGGTGCGGCGTGCCTCGCACTGGATCGCCGGGAGCGAGTTCACCGCGCGCGAGGCCGTGGCGCTCCTCGGCCTGCCCAGCGATCGGGTGCACGTGGCCGGCTACGGTGTGGACGAAGCGTTCTTCAAGCAGCCGTCCGACGAGGCGATCGCCGCACGACGCCGCCACTGGCTCGGCGCCACGCCCCACGCTGACGACGCGAGGCGCGTGATCCTCCACGTCGGCAACTGCGAGCCGCGGAAGAACGTCGAGGCCGCCATCCTCGCCCTCGGCCTGCTCCGGAAGCGCGGCGCGGACGCCTTCCTCGTCCAGATCGGCGGCCGCTTCACCCCCGCGCATCACGCCGCCATCGACGCGGCCGGCGTCGAAGGCTTCGTGCGCCAGGAGCCCCAGGTGGACGAAGCAGCGCTCGTCGCGGCATACTACGCCGCCGATGCGCTCGTTCTCCCGTCCACCTACGAAGGGTTCGGTCTGCCCGCGCTCGAGGCCCAGGCGGCGGGCCTGCCCGTGGTGACCAGCGGCGCCGGCGGCCTGGCCGAGGCCGCCGGCGATGCCTCGGTGACCGTCGAGGGCGCGAACCCGCCGGCGCTCGCCGACGCGCTGGCCCTGGTTCTCACCGATCCCGCCCTGCGGGCGGGCCTGATCGAACGCGGGCGCCGGCGCGCACACTCACACACCTGGGACGCTGCCGCCGCCAAGGTGCGCGCCGCATATGACGAGACCCGCGCCGCCGTATAGCCGCGCCGGAGCGGCCGTCCTCGGCTCGCATCATGAGCTGGCGACCGCCGCCGATCTCCTCGACGCCCGCAGCTGGTCGTGGCCGCGCCGCGGCCGCTACGTCACGCGCCTCTGGCGCCTCGCGGCGGACGCGCGGGTGACCACGTATCCCATGTTCCGGGACCGCGGGAAATCGTGGGACGTGTGGCGCGCCGTGAACCACTGCCTGGAAGCGGTGCCCAAAGAGGGCGCCGTCCTCGA
Proteins encoded in this window:
- a CDS encoding glycosyltransferase → MNRVLLVPDLALERWPSMDRYAAELARRLDVDVPREASTIPGPRYLARYVRYPRALGRYQPSLVHVADHSYAHCLRAFPGVPSIVTIHDVYPLSVIGRQESGPSALLRDALLWWVLTWVRRASHWIAGSEFTAREAVALLGLPSDRVHVAGYGVDEAFFKQPSDEAIAARRRHWLGATPHADDARRVILHVGNCEPRKNVEAAILALGLLRKRGADAFLVQIGGRFTPAHHAAIDAAGVEGFVRQEPQVDEAALVAAYYAADALVLPSTYEGFGLPALEAQAAGLPVVTSGAGGLAEAAGDASVTVEGANPPALADALALVLTDPALRAGLIERGRRRAHSHTWDAAAAKVRAAYDETRAAV